CAGGTCCGGAACCGCCACGACAATCCCCACTTTCGGCCATGCACGTGATCGGCATCATCCTAGGGCAGTGCCCGCAGCGCAGCCGCCAGATCTCCCGTGCGGAGCACGTTCAGGCCGACGCGCTGCAGGTCCTCGGTGCCCCGCGGGACGATCGCGTGGGTGAAGCCGATCCGGGCCGCCTCGCGCAGGCGGGCCTCCAGGCCGCGCACCGGCCGCACCTCGCCGGCCAGCCCGACCTCGCCGAGCGCGACCAGGCCGCCGGGCAGGGGCGAGCCGCCGGCCGCCGAGATGACCGCGAGCGCGACGGCCAGATCCACCGCCGGCTCGTGCAGGCGGGCACCGCCGACGGACGCGGTGTAGACGTCCTGGTTGCCCAGGGCGACGCCCGTCTTGGACAGCACCGCCAGCAGCATGGCAACGCGCGAGGAGTCCAGGCCGCTGGAGGAGCGTCGCGGGGACGGGGTGGTGGCGGCGACGGTGAGCGCCTGGACCTCGGCCAACAGCGGCCGGCGGCCCTCCATCGTGACGGTGACGCACGTCCCCGGCACGGGCGACTCGTGACGCGAGACGAACAGGCCGGTCGGGTCGGGGACCTCGACGATGCCGGCGTCGACCAGGTCGAAGCAGCCGATCTCGTCGACGGGGCCGAACCGGTTCTTGGTGGCGCGCAGCAGGCGCAGCCGGCTGGTGCGGTCGCCCTCGAACTGCAGGACGACGTCGACCAGGTGCTCCAGCACGCGGGGACCCGCGACCGAGCCGTCCTTGGTGACGTGGCCGACCAGCAGGGTGGCGATGCCCTCGGCCTTGGCGCGGCCGATCACGGTCGCCGCGACCTCGCGGACCTGCGTGACCCCACCGGGCACGCCGTCGATCGCGGACGAGCCGATCGTCTGGACCGAGTCGACGATGAGCAGGCTGGGCTTGACCGCGTCGATGTGGGTGAGCAGGCCGCCGAGGTCGGTCTCGGCGGCGAGGAACAGCTCGTCGGCCAGGGCGCCCGTGCGCTCGGCGCGCAACCGCACCTGGGCGGCCGACTCCTCGCCCGAGACGTAGAGGGTGCGGCGGCCGGCCCGCGCCCAGCGTGCCGCGACCTCGAGCAGCAGGGTGGACTTGCCGACTCCCGGCTCGCCGGCCATCAGCATCACGGCACCGGCCACGACACCGCCGCCGAGCACGCGGTCGAGCTCGGGGATGCCCGAGCCGACGGCGGCCGCCTCGGTGGCCGCGACCTGCGCGATGGGGACGGCAGGGCTGGAGACCGGCGCGGCGGACGTGCGGCCGGAGCGGGAGCTGCCGCCGACGGCGTCGACCGTGCCCCAGGCCTGGCACTCGCCACAACGGCCGACCCACTTGCCGGTGGTCCAGCCGCACTCGGTGCAGGCGAAGGCTGAGGGGGTCTTGGGAGGCATGGGATCAGCCTAGGTGCGGGGACCGACAGACCGGCGCGTCGTGCACCGGCCGGAACTCAGATGCGGACCGGACCGTTCGGGGTGTCGAACTCGGCCGCCAGGATCCCCGGGGCGCCGTTCGGGGCGACCCAGCGGACCTCGATGTCCTCCAGTGCGCCGACGGCGGGCTCACCCATCCAGTCGGACAGGCGCTCGGGGCTGCCGGCGATCTCCAGCCCGGTCAGGGCGATCCCGGTGTCGGCCATCTGCGAGGGGTGCTCCTCCGGCGGCACGTCCCAGCACATGACGAAGGGCAGCTGCGGATCCGCACGCATGCCGTGGATGCCGATCTGCTGCCACGTCAGGTTGTAGCCGTCGGGCCGGTGCCGGTTGCCGGGCACGGCGTGCCGACCGAGCCGGTGCTCGACGGGCTCGATGTCGTCGACCGAGACACACCAGCCCAGCCACCCGCCACCGAGCTCGGAGCGTGCCTTGACGGCCTGCCCGAACGCGGCCTTGTCCGACGCGGGGTGCTCGAGTGCCTCGACGACCTCGAGGTACTGGCGGTTCTTCAACGGCAGGATCATGTTGTTCGTGCCGAAGCGCGGGTGGATGCCACCGGCCAGGAACACGGCGCCGAACTTCTCGCTCAACTCACTCGTGGTCGCCATGAGACCGGCAGGACCGACGGCGAACGACAGATGATCGAGGTGCATAGGGCATTGTTGCCCGTCACCGGTTCGGCCGGAACCTCAGGGTCACCTTCGGTCTGCCGGGTGGGGCACGGGCCGCCCGGCGGCGACGAACCGATCGCAGTGCCGGACCAGCTCGAGATAGCCGGCCTCGCCCATGAGCGCCGTCAGCTCGGCGCGGTTGCCGACGTAGACCGGGTCGGCGGCGACGTGGGCGTCGGTGTTCGACGAGCAGTACCAGTCCAGATCGGCTCCGCCGGGCCCCCAGCCGGCGCGCGTGTACTCGCCGATACTGACCTCGGTGTAGGTCGATCCGTCGCCGGGATCGACCTCGCGGAACTCACGTCGCAGCGGTAGCTGCCAGCACACGTCGGGCTTCGTCGTGTGGGGTTCGAGACCGGTCGCCAACGCGTGGGCGTGCAGGGCGCAGCCGTAGCCGCCGGGGAAGTCGCGCG
Above is a window of Aeromicrobium senzhongii DNA encoding:
- the radA gene encoding DNA repair protein RadA; translated protein: MPPKTPSAFACTECGWTTGKWVGRCGECQAWGTVDAVGGSSRSGRTSAAPVSSPAVPIAQVAATEAAAVGSGIPELDRVLGGGVVAGAVMLMAGEPGVGKSTLLLEVAARWARAGRRTLYVSGEESAAQVRLRAERTGALADELFLAAETDLGGLLTHIDAVKPSLLIVDSVQTIGSSAIDGVPGGVTQVREVAATVIGRAKAEGIATLLVGHVTKDGSVAGPRVLEHLVDVVLQFEGDRTSRLRLLRATKNRFGPVDEIGCFDLVDAGIVEVPDPTGLFVSRHESPVPGTCVTVTMEGRRPLLAEVQALTVAATTPSPRRSSSGLDSSRVAMLLAVLSKTGVALGNQDVYTASVGGARLHEPAVDLAVALAVISAAGGSPLPGGLVALGEVGLAGEVRPVRGLEARLREAARIGFTHAIVPRGTEDLQRVGLNVLRTGDLAAALRALP
- a CDS encoding VOC family protein, with protein sequence MHLDHLSFAVGPAGLMATTSELSEKFGAVFLAGGIHPRFGTNNMILPLKNRQYLEVVEALEHPASDKAAFGQAVKARSELGGGWLGWCVSVDDIEPVEHRLGRHAVPGNRHRPDGYNLTWQQIGIHGMRADPQLPFVMCWDVPPEEHPSQMADTGIALTGLEIAGSPERLSDWMGEPAVGALEDIEVRWVAPNGAPGILAAEFDTPNGPVRI